The Deltaproteobacteria bacterium sequence ACGGTTTTCGTATCGGGATAGGTGGTGGTCTCTGTCCTGTACACGACGCGGTCACCCACGTATCGCGCCGTTGCTGTTACGGTCAGCCCGAAATTGCTTTTGTACGTAAGGTCGCCCTTGAACTGATTATCTGGTGTGTAAGATGCACGCCGTTTGACCATACTGTATTGGAAATCCGGTGGGATAAACGGCGGCCATCCGTAATCCTGTCTGGTATATTCACGGTTTTCCTCTTCCGCGTCCGTATAGGTGTAGCTCAAGGCCAGCGTCAGGTCGTAAAATGGCCCAATCCTGGTTCCCACTTCGAGACCGTCTGCCTTGTAGCTCGCCAGATTTATGGGGGTGAAGACGCCTTGTGAATCAGGTTCCCATTGGATCTTATCATCTACATTCCAGTGAAAATACGATATCGTCATGAATAACTTATCGTTAAGTAATGACTGCTCGAGAGTAACATCGGTATGCCAGCCGATTTCGGGTTTCAGATCGGCGTTTCCCCTGGTATACGGACCAGCCGGCCAGTAAAGATCGTTGGGAGTGGGCGCCAGGAAATGCTTTCCGTGATTGATCTTCAATGCCGTTGTTTCAAACGGATTTATGACCAGGCCGAAGAGGGGCAGGTTTTGCGAGCCGAATGCTGAATTGTTTTCATGCCTGAAACCGGCTAAAGCCTTCAAGTACTGCGATGGCCTGTACTCTGCCTCCGTAAAGGCGCTTTTGGTAAATATCTGAGCTTCATTTGTTGTTTTGACGGTTTGCTTGCCGGTAGTATCCAAATCAAAACCTTCATTCTTCCAGTCAAAGTTCTTGTATTCGCCTCCCAACAGTAGTTTGGCTCCCTCAAAGGGATAAATGTCCACATGACCGTCCGTTCCCAACACCTGATTGGTTACCCAGTTTTCATATCCCGATCCGTTGTACGCATAACGTTCGTAGTTGTGATTTTCCATGTTCGTGTAATGCCCTTTGAGATCATAACCGAACCATTTCACCGGTTTGCCCTTGACCTCAAGGACGACATGCCCGTCTTTATCACCGCTGTGATCCAACAGGGCTGCCGCCTCGCTATTGTAAAACTTTTCACCGCCGATATAATAATCTCGTGTGCCTGAAGGCGGCTTGACACCCGGCATGCCATACTTCCTGTTTATATAATCGCCATAGAGGCTGATATCAATAATATCTTTCTTATCCAGGACCAGTTTCAGGGATGCATCGTTTTGCCTGAGATAACTGTTATCCCGAAAGCCGTCGGTCTCCGTTCTGCCGGCGGTCAGATAATATCCGAAATTCCCTGCGACGAACATCCCATTTTCTGCCGCTACACGATACGTATTTTGTGAACCGTAACCGGCGCCAACCTTCATGTCCATTTTATCTCTCTTCGGCCTCTTTGTGATGATGTTGACTGTTCCAGCCATTGCCCCCGATCCGTAGAGAAGTGAACCGGAGCCTTTGACTATTTCGATCCGCTCGATGTTATCGATGGAAATTTTTCCTACATCCGCAATGCCTAAGGATGGGGAACCGACGTTGACGCCATTGACAAGCACCTGGGTGGCATTGCCCCGCATCCCGCGAATATGGATCTCCTGGTTGGCGCCGCCGTAATTGCCATAGGTTTGCCAGTCGATACCCGTCTCGTTCGCCAGTAATTCCCCGATACTTTTAGCACCGGACGCCTGAATATCCTTTTTGTCTATGATGATGACAGCATTGGGAATGTCCTTCCGCTTTTCCGGGGTTTTCGTAGCTGTAACAACAACCTCTTCCAGTGTGATTGCGGATTCCTGAGATCCATCATTCTGCGCAGCGAAAACATAATGGGCCGTACCTATAATCAGCACGGCAGCAATAAAAATAACGAACCATTTTGACTTGATTTTCATTTGACGTTTCTCCTTTCCCCCTCGGGAATGTAGTTATTTGGTCCATCAGATGAGTGTCCTGGCTTGCGGCTTGTACCTTGCACCTACCATCCACGCCTTCCCGGTCTTCCTCAAAAAAGACCCGTGGCATCGTGTGGATTTCGTTCCGCTCACAGTTGCGGGGCAGCGCCGGAGTTGGACCGGCTTCCTCCCTCCGATGGATGTGAACTCAAAAGGGTGACCCGTGGCTGACCGGTCACCGGATTTCTGTCGACAGTTACATTTGTTTCGTATACTTCCCTGATATGTGATTCTGTTATTGCCTCGTCAGGACTTCCGAGGCAGTGAACATTGCCGTTTCGCATAAGAATGAGCCTGTCACAATACGACGATGCTAAATTGATGTCGTGTGTGACGCCAATTACCGTGAGAGTCTGGTTTTTATTCAGCGCTTTTATTAAATCGAAAAAGTCGATCTGATGCCGTATGTCCAAAAAGGCCGTCGGCTCATCAAGGAGCATTATCTGGGGCTGCTGGGCCAGGGCTCTTGCAATCAGTACCCTTTGACGCTCACCGGCGCTTAAGGCATTCATGCTCCGGTTCATCAAAGAAAGGGTATCCGTCATCTCCATGGCCTGACGGGCAATGGTGAAGTCTGTTTCTCCTTCGAACCTCCATTTACCTAAATGCGGCGCCCGTCCCATTAAAACGATCTCCTGAACAGTGAAGGGAAAAATCATCGAGGATTCCTGGGGTACAACGGCGATAATCTTTGCAAGATTTTCCCTCTTGAGCTTATTGCAGGACGTTTCGTTTATCCATATCTCTCCTTCCTGGGGTATGAGAATGCCGTCGATAACATTCAACAGGGTTGTCTTACCGGAGCCGTTGGGGCCGAGTATTCCAATAAACTCGCCCTCTTTTACCTCAAAAGAGACGTTCCTGAGAACCCAGTGCTCGTTGTATCTGAATCCGATCTGTTCGAGGTTGATTATGGACATAGATCAGACGGCCCTCCTGCGTAAGAGGTAAATGAAATAGGGGGCCCCGCACATTGCAGTAATTACACCCACCGGCAACTCGGCGGGGGCTGTGATCGTTCGGGCGAGGGTGTCCGCGACAATAAGAAATGAACCGCCGAAGAGGGCGGAAGAAGGTAAAAGAAGTCTGTGGTCTGAGCCTAAGAGCATCCTCATCATGTGCGGAATGATCAGGCCGACAAACCCGATGGTGCCGCTTACCGATACGGCTACTCCCGTTACGAGTGAGGCGGCAAGCAGAAGAATCTTCTTGGTTTGTTCAACATTTACGCCAAGTTGCATTGCGGTCTCTTCTCCGGTGACAATGAGATTCAGATGTCTCGAGTAGCTGTACATAACAATGAAACCGATCATTAAAAAAGAGCCTGTCAGGATGATCTCGTTCCATTCGGCGAGACTCAGATCTCCCATTAACCAGAATATAGCGCTTCGCAGTTCCTTACTGCTGGTTGTGGAAATCAGGAACATAATGACGGCAGAGAAAAAGGCATTCACGATAACGCCTGCCAGGAGAAGTGTGGTGGAGTGAAGTTCTTTCTTTGTTTTTGCAATTCCGTAAACCAGCGCGATTGTAAGCAGCGCCCCTGAAACGGCCATACCGGGAACTCCAAAAGGGATGAAGCTTATTCCCGTTATTATGGCAATAATCGCTCCGACTGCCGATCCACCGGATATCCCCAGGATGTAAGGATCTGCAAGGGGGTTGCGGAGGAGTCCCTGGAATACAACTCCTGCCGCCGAGAGGGAAGCGCCGACAATACCGGCAAAGATGATCCGGGGCAGACGAATGGAAAAAAGGATCGTCTTTTCCGTCGTAAAAAGACTGAGGTCTCCGCTATACATCCCCGACAGTAAACCTTTGAAAAGAGTTATCGTTCCCAAATTACTGGGCCCGACGAGCATCGAACTTACTGAAATGATGATTAAAACGGCAAGCAGAAAGAGACTCACCCGTATGACACGGGAGAGAGTGACAGCCTTATCGGTTGCGTCTCTGGTTATCGCAAGGACAGAAATAGCGGAAAGTATAAAAACAGGTAGGAAAGAGTACTTAAGCATTGTTCCTCCCGCGAGGATATTCATGATGGATTGGTCTTCCGGCTTCGGGCTGCCTACTCACCCGCCTTCCCGTCACGATTTGATCACGACAGTGGCTTTTCGGGTTTTCGTTCCCTTCACGGCTGCGGGGCAGCGGGGGCATTTAACCCCTCTTCCACACATCCATCAGTATTTTTTTTGTTAGTGGTATGACCAGTAACAAAGGCGGATTTGTTTGTCAAGAATTAATTATTTCAGCGTACCACGCAGCCGCTATCCTGGGGGCCTCCTCCCGATGTATCCCCGACAGATACCGGCAGGGTGAAGTCAATCCCCGGATTTCCCGGTAAAATTGTCGGCATCGATGTCGCAGTCGCCACATAAGCATACTGACCGGCGCTAAAAGTCTGTGAGCCGCCACTATTACTGACACTAATGCTTCCTGCTGCTATAAAAAAATACACTCCGTCCGGGAGCGATCCGCAGTTGCCCTCGCAAATCTTGCACTCGTATGTGGTCCCTCTGACGCCCGCTACGGCTGTGCGAGTTATCAATCTATAGCTGTCCTGATCACCCCGTTTTCCTATCATCCCCGTTAGAGAGCGCACTCCTCCTCTGACCAAATTGAAAACGGCCTTGTCTTTTCTGGGAGCGGACTTATCAAAGTTATACTGCGAAACCTTGAATTGAGTGTTGGGACGCAGGGTCATCTCACCATTGTCCGTAAACTTGATCCGGGCATAGGTCCTTTTTTTGGTTACCAGTGTATCTCCCTGTTCAACCGAAGAATTTATGGACAAGACCCTGGTAGTCCCGTCCGCCTTTTTTGCAAACAGCGGCCCGCTCAAATGCGTAACTCTCCCTATCGTTGTTGCGGCAAAGGATACTGTGCTAAAAATCAACAATAAGGATAGTAATAGTAAGCTAATTGCAGTAATTTTTAACTTTGGCTTCTTTTTTCTTATCATCGGTTGTTTGTTCCCCACCTTCCTTTTTCTTCTTACGTTCCTCATCCTCTTTTTCGTCCGAATCGCTTGTCGTTTCCACCGTTGCTATTGTTGTTCCCTCGGTTGTCTTGAGTGCGACTACCGTATCGTTGCTCGAAACCTCGTTGCCCGTAGCAGCCGGAACTGTCTGGTCACTGCCGGGTGGCACCGTCACAACGGGTGCATTCAACTGGTCAGTCATCGTTATCGTGCCAAACGCACTCAAACTTCCGCCTGCTCCAAGAATGATGCTGCTGCCGGCCTTCAGGATAATATTTCCATTTGATGATGAGACCATTCCATTGATCGTAAGGTCATCAGAAGCACCGCTCG is a genomic window containing:
- a CDS encoding FecR domain-containing protein, translating into MIRKKKPKLKITAISLLLLSLLLIFSTVSFAATTIGRVTHLSGPLFAKKADGTTRVLSINSSVEQGDTLVTKKRTYARIKFTDNGEMTLRPNTQFKVSQYNFDKSAPRKDKAVFNLVRGGVRSLTGMIGKRGDQDSYRLITRTAVAGVRGTTYECKICEGNCGSLPDGVYFFIAAGSISVSNSGGSQTFSAGQYAYVATATSMPTILPGNPGIDFTLPVSVGDTSGGGPQDSGCVVR
- a CDS encoding iron chelate uptake ABC transporter family permease subunit; the protein is MLKYSFLPVFILSAISVLAITRDATDKAVTLSRVIRVSLFLLAVLIIISVSSMLVGPSNLGTITLFKGLLSGMYSGDLSLFTTEKTILFSIRLPRIIFAGIVGASLSAAGVVFQGLLRNPLADPYILGISGGSAVGAIIAIITGISFIPFGVPGMAVSGALLTIALVYGIAKTKKELHSTTLLLAGVIVNAFFSAVIMFLISTTSSKELRSAIFWLMGDLSLAEWNEIILTGSFLMIGFIVMYSYSRHLNLIVTGEETAMQLGVNVEQTKKILLLAASLVTGVAVSVSGTIGFVGLIIPHMMRMLLGSDHRLLLPSSALFGGSFLIVADTLARTITAPAELPVGVITAMCGAPYFIYLLRRRAV
- a CDS encoding TonB-dependent receptor — protein: MKIKSKWFVIFIAAVLIIGTAHYVFAAQNDGSQESAITLEEVVVTATKTPEKRKDIPNAVIIIDKKDIQASGAKSIGELLANETGIDWQTYGNYGGANQEIHIRGMRGNATQVLVNGVNVGSPSLGIADVGKISIDNIERIEIVKGSGSLLYGSGAMAGTVNIITKRPKRDKMDMKVGAGYGSQNTYRVAAENGMFVAGNFGYYLTAGRTETDGFRDNSYLRQNDASLKLVLDKKDIIDISLYGDYINRKYGMPGVKPPSGTRDYYIGGEKFYNSEAAALLDHSGDKDGHVVLEVKGKPVKWFGYDLKGHYTNMENHNYERYAYNGSGYENWVTNQVLGTDGHVDIYPFEGAKLLLGGEYKNFDWKNEGFDLDTTGKQTVKTTNEAQIFTKSAFTEAEYRPSQYLKALAGFRHENNSAFGSQNLPLFGLVINPFETTALKINHGKHFLAPTPNDLYWPAGPYTRGNADLKPEIGWHTDVTLEQSLLNDKLFMTISYFHWNVDDKIQWEPDSQGVFTPINLASYKADGLEVGTRIGPFYDLTLALSYTYTDAEEENREYTRQDYGWPPFIPPDFQYSMVKRRASYTPDNQFKGDLTYKSNFGLTVTATARYVGDRVVYRTETTTYPDTKTVTYTLNSYWTADLKVQQRLYKHWILSLSGINLFDKEYDTHLTTFTDQTTWKTSPAMYPGAGRSVFASVAYEF